One part of the Prionailurus bengalensis isolate Pbe53 chromosome B2, Fcat_Pben_1.1_paternal_pri, whole genome shotgun sequence genome encodes these proteins:
- the FOXP4 gene encoding forkhead box protein P4 isoform X4 yields MMVESASETIRSAPSGQNGVGSISGQADGGGGSGAGASGTGGGGAGRDTAAGADSNGEMSPAELLHFQQQQALQVARQFLLQQASGLSSPGSNDSKQSAVQVPVSVAMMSPQMLTPQQMQQILSPPQLQALLQQQQALMLQQEYYKKQQEQLHLQLLTQQQAGKQQPKEALGNKQLAFQQQLLQMQQLQQQHLLNLQRQGLVSLQPSQASGPLQTLPQAAVCPTDLPQLWKGEGAPGQPAEDSVKQEGLDLTGSATTATSFAAPPKVSPPLSHHTLPNGQPTVLTPRRDSSSHEETPGSHPLYGHGECKWPGCETLCEDLGQFIKHLNTEHALDDRSTAQCRVQMQVVQQLEIQLAKESERLQAMMAHLHMRPSEPKPFSQPLNPVPGSSSFSKVTVSAADSFPDGLVHPPTSAAAPVTPLRPPGLSSASLHSGGPARRRSSDKFCSPISSELAQNHEFYKNADVRPPFTYASLIRQAILETPDRQLTLNEIYNWFTRMFAYFRRNTATWKMASIPEVTLPGGGGSDKNAVRHNLSLHKCFVRVENVKGAVWTVDEREYQKRRPPKMTGRPGFRCTSASHWLGELGSPTLVKNMISGLSYGALNASYQAALAESSFPLLNSPGMLNPGSASSLLPLSHDDVGTSVEPLPSNGSSSPPRLSPPQYSHQVQVKEEPAEAEEDRRPGPALGPPNPSTAGPPEDRDLEEELPGEELS; encoded by the exons ATGATGGTGGAATCCGCCTCGGAGACAATCAGGTCGGCTCCGTCTGGTCAGAACGGCGTGGGCAGCATCTCCGGGCAGGCGgatggcggcggcggcagcggggcCGGGGCTTCAGGCACCGGCGGAGGCGGCGCGGGCAGGGACACGGCTGCGGGCGCCGACAGCAACGGCGAGATGAGCCCCGCGGAGCTGCTGCACTTCCAGCAGCAACAG GCTCTCCAGGTGGCCAGGCAGTTCCTGCTGCAGCAGGCCTCGGGCCTGAGCTCCCCGGGCAGCAATGACAGCAAGCAGTCTGCGGTGCAG GTGCCCGTGTCGGTGGCCATGATGTCGCCGCAGATGCTTACCCCCCAACAGATGCAGCAGATCCTGTCACCCCCACAGCTGCAGGCCTTGCTCCAGCAGCAACAAGCGCTCATGCTCCAGCAG GAATATTACAAGAAGCAGCAAGAGCAGCTCCACTTACAGCTCCTCACCCAACAGCAGGCTGGGAAGCAGCAACCCAAAGAG GCACTGGGGAACAAGCAGCTGGCCTTCCAGCAGCAGCTCCTGCAAATGCAACAGTTGCAGCAGCAGCACTTGCTCAACCTGCAGAGACAGGGGCTGGTCAGCCTGCAGCCCAGCCAAGCCTCAGGGCCCCTCCAGACCCTCCCGCAAG CAGCCGTGTGCCCGACGGACTTGCCCCAGCTGTGGAAGGGCGAGGGTGCCCCCGGGCAGCCCGCCGAGGACAGCGTCAAGCAGGAGGGGCTGGACCTCACTGGCTCAGCCACCACCGCTACCTCGTTTGCCGCCCCCCCCAAAGTTTCACCCCCCCTCTCCCACCACACCCTGCCCAACGGACAGCCCACTGTGCTCACACCTCGGAGAGACAG CTCCTCCCATGAGGAGACACCAGGCTCCCACCCCCTCTACGGACACGGAGAGTGTAAGTGGCCAGGCTGCGAGACCCTGTGTGAAGACCTCGGCCAGTTTATCAA acaCCTCAACACAGAGCACGCCCTGGATGACCGGAGCACAGCCCAGTGCCGGGTGCAGATGCAGGTGGTACAACAGCTGGAGATCCAG CTCGCCAAGGAGAGTGAGAGGCTGCAGGCCATGATGGCGCACCTGCACATGCGGCCCTCCGAGCCCAAGCCCTTCAGCCAGCCG CTGAACCCGGTCCCTGGCTCCTCCTCATTCTCCAAGGTGACCGTGTCTGCAGCAGACTCCTTCCCAGATGGTCTCGTGCACCCCCCCACCTCGGCCGCTGCCCCTGTCACCCCCCTACGGCCCCCCGGCCTCAGCTCTGCCTCCCTGCACAGCGGGGGCCCCGCCCGGCGGAGGAGCAGCGACAAGTTCTGCTCCCCCATCTCCTCAG AGCTGGCCCAGAATCACGAGTTCTACAAGAACGCCGACGTCAGGCCCCCCTTCACCTACGCCTCCCTCATCCGCCAG GCCATTCTGGAAACCCCCGACAGGCAGCTGACCCTGAATGAGATCTATAACTGGTTCACCAGGATGTTCGCCTATTTCCGGAGAAACACTGCCACCTGGAAG ATGGCCTCAATTCCTGAAGTTACCCTgccaggaggaggtgggagcGACAAG AATGCTGTGCGGCACAACCTCAGCCTGCACAAGTGCTTCGTGCGCGTGGAGAACGTCAAGGGCGCCGTGTGGACCGTGGATGAGCGCGAGTATCAGAAACGGAGGCCGCCAAAGATGACGGG AAGACCTGGATTCAGATGCACCTCTGCGTCTCACTGGCTGGGTGAGCTTGG GAGCCCCACCCTGGTGAAGAACATGATCTCGGGCCTCAGTTACGGAGCACTTAACGCCAGCTACCAG GCCGCCCTGGCCGAGAGCAGCTTCCCCCTCCTCAACAGCCCTGGCATGCTGAACCCGGGCTCCGCCAGCAGCCTCCTTCCACTCAGCCACGACGACGTGGGCACCTCCGTGGAGCCGCTGCCCAGCAATGGTAGCAGCAGCCCCCCtcgcctctccccaccccagtaCAG CCACCAGGTGCAGGTGAAAGAGGAGCCGGCCGAGGCAGAGGAAGACCGGCGGCCAGGCCCCGCCCTgggcccccccaaccccagcaccGCGGGGCCTCCAGAAGACAGGGACCTGGAGGAGGAGCTGCCAGGAGAGGAACTGTCCTAA